One Setaria viridis chromosome 7, Setaria_viridis_v4.0, whole genome shotgun sequence genomic region harbors:
- the LOC117865056 gene encoding beta-fructofuranosidase, insoluble isoenzyme 3 gives MGPAEVTALLLVALLTIVRASHVVYPELQSLEATQIDETSRTGYHFQPPKHWINDPNGPMYYKGLYHLFYQYNPKGAVWGNIVWAHSVSTDLIDWTALDPGIYPSKPFDINGCWSGSATLLPSGVPVMMYTGIDPDEHQVQNVAYPKNLSDPFLREWVKPDYNPIISPDGGINASAFRDPTTAWYGPDRHWRLLVGSKVGDKGLAVLYRSRDFKRWVKAHHPLHSGLTGMWECPDFFPVAVHGGSRHHRRGVDTAELRDAAVAEEVKYVLKVSLDLTRYEYYTVGSYDHATDRYTPDAGFPDNDYGLRYDYGDFYASKSFYDPAKRRRILWGWANESDTVPDDRKKGWAGIQAIPRKLWLSPRGKQLIQWPVEEIKALRAKHVNVSDKVVKSDQYFEVTGFKSVQSDVEVAFAIKDLSKAEQFNPAWLRDPQALCKKRGARVTGEVGPFGLWVLAAGDLTERTAVFFRVFKTTGSKHVVLMCNDPTNSTFESQVYRPTFAGFVNVDIAQTKTIALRTLIDHSVVESFGAGGKTCILTRVYPKKAVGDDAHLFVFNHGEVDIKVVKLDAWEMKTPKMNAPAQ, from the exons ATGGGACCGGCGGAAGTGACGGCACTACTGCTGGTGGCTCTGCTTACGATCGTGCGTGCGTCGCACGTCGTGTACCCGGAGCTTCAGTCGTTGGAGGCGACGCAGATCGACGAGACGTCGCGCACCGGGTACCACTTCCAGCCGCCCAAGCACTGGATCAACG ATCCGAATG GGCCAATGTACTACAAGGGGCTGTACCACCTCTTCTACCAGTACAACCCGAAGGGCGCGGTCTGGGGCAACATCGTGTGGGCGCACTCGGTCTCGACTGACCTGATCGACTGGACGGCGCTGGACCCGGGGATCTACCCGTCGAAGCCGTTCGACATCAACGGCTGCTGGTCCGGCTCCGCCACCTTGCTGCCCAGCGGCGTGCCGGTGATGATGTACACCGGCATCGACCCGGACGAGCACCAGGTACAGAACGTGGCCTACCCCAAGAACCTCTCCGACCCGTTCCTCCGCGAGTGGGTGAAGCCCGACTACAACCCCATCATCTCCCCCGACGGCGGCATCAACGCCAGCGCCTTCCGCGACCCGACCACCGCCTGGTACGGGCCCGACAGGCACTGGCGCCTGCTGGTGGGGAGCAAGGTGGGCGACAAGGGCCTCGCCGTGCTGTACCGGAGCCGGGACTTCAAGCGGTGGGTCAAGGCGCACCACCCGCTCCACTCGGGGCTCACGGGGATGTGGGAGTGCCCGGACTTCTTCCCCGTCGCGGTGCACGGTGgcagccgccaccaccgccgcggcgtcgaCACCGCCGAGctgcgcgacgccgccgtggccgAGGAGGTCAAGTACGTGCTCAAGGTCAGCCTGGACCTGACGCGGTACGAGTACTACACGGTGGGCTCCTACGACCACGCCACGGACAGGTACACCCCAGACGCCGGCTTCCCCGACAACGACTACGGCCTCCGGTACGACTACGGCGACTTCTATGCGTCCAAGTCGTTCTACGATCCGGCGAAGCGCCGCCGCATCCTCTGGGGCTGGGCCAACGAGTCCGACACCGTCCCCGATGACCGCAAGAAGGGTTGGGCTGGCATTCAGGCGATCCCGAGGAAGCTGTGGCTGTCGCCACGCGGGAAGCAGCTGATCCAGTGGCCGGTGGAGGAGATCAAGGCGCTGCGCGCCAAGCACGTGAACGTCAGCGACAAGGTCGTCAAGAGCGACCAGTACTTCGAGGTCACCGGCTTCAAGTCCGTGCAG TCGGATGTGGAGGTGGCGTTCGCGATCAAGGACCTGAGCAAGGCGGAGCAGTTCAACCCGGCGTGGCTCAGGGACCCGCAGGCGCTCTGCAAGaagcgcggcgcgcgcgtcaCGGGCGAGGTGGGGCCGTTCGGGCTGTGGGtgctggccgccggcgacctcacgGAGAGGACCGCCGTCTTCTTCAGGGTGTTCAAGACCACCGGCAGCAAGCACGTCGTCCTCATGTGCAACGACCCTACCAACTCGACGTTCGAGTCGCAGGTCTACCGGCCGACCTTTGCCGGCTTCGTCAACGTCGACATCGCCCAGACGAAGACGATAGCCCTCAGGACATTG ATCGACCACTCCGTGGTGGAGAGCTTCGGTGCCGGCGGCAAGACGTGCATCCTGACGAGGGTGTACCCCAAGAAGGCCGTGGGAGACGACGCGCACCTCTTCGTCTTCAACCACGGCGAGGTGGACATCAAGGTCGTGAAGCTGGACGCCTGGGAGATGAAGACCCCGAAGATGAACGCGCCGGCGCAGTAG
- the LOC117863440 gene encoding small ribosomal subunit protein uS11y, protein MSGRKKTREPKEENVTLGPAVREGEYVFGVAHIFASFNDTFIHITDLSGRETMVRITGGMKVKADRDESSPYAAMLAAQDVAQRCKELGITALHIKLRATGGNKTKTPGPGAQSALRALARSGMKIGRIEDVTPVPTDSTRRKGGRRGRRL, encoded by the exons ATG TCTGGGAGGAAGAAGACTCGGGAGCCCAAGGAGGAGAACGTGACGCTCGGCCCCGCCGTCCGCGAGGGCGAGTACGTCTTCGGTGTCGCGCACATCTTCGCCTCCTTCAATGACACCTTCATC CATATCACGGATCTGTCCGGGAGGGAGACGATGGTCCGCATCACTG GTGGCATGAAGGTCAAAGCTGACCGTGACGAGTCATCCCCTTACGCAGCTATGCTTGCAGCTCAGGATGTTGCACAGAGATGCAAG GAGCTTGGAATCACTGCTCTGCACATTAAGCTCCGTGCTACTGGTGGAAACAAGACAAAGACTCCGGGCCCTGGTGCTCAGTCTGCGCTTAGGGCTCTTGCACGTTCTGGCATGAAGATTGGACGCATTG AGGATGTGACTCCAGTCCCAACTGACAGCACGCGAAGGAAGGGTGGTAGGAGGGGAAGGAGGCTGTAA
- the LOC117863439 gene encoding putative hydrolase C777.06c isoform X1, which translates to MEPDPVAPPAGGTAASVWPPPQPSSSLIFLGTGCSGALPDTRCLIRASTPPCAVCSLGLSLPPERNPNYRLNTSLLIDYCHDDGTHKYILIDIGKTFREQVLRWFVHHKVPSVDSIILTHEHADAVLGLDEVWVVQPRNYRNEIKQIPIFLTQFAMDSITRRFPYLVEQKPEDGDEDAQAAKIDWKIIEEDVEKPFVASGLEFVPLPVMHGEGYICLGFLFGRRARVAYLSDVSRFLPKTEHAISKTGAGQLDLLILEANALHGVGDAFSTHLTLSETLDAIKRIRPKRALLIGMRHFFEHQRENQMLAEWSISEGIPVQLAHDGLRAFIDL; encoded by the exons ATGGAGCCCGATCCGGTGGCGCCGCCAGCTGGGGGCACCGCGGCGTCTgtgtggccgccgccgcagccatcgTCGTCGCTGATCTTCCTGGGCACGGGCTGCTCCGGCGCGCTGCCCGATACGCGGTGCCTCATCAGGGCGTCCACGCCGCCCTGCGCCGTCTGCTCCTTGggcctctccctcccgccgGAGCGGAACCCCAACTACAG GCTGAACACTTCCCTCCTGATAGACTACTGCCATGACGATGGAACCCACAAGTACATTCTAATCGATATTGGCAAGACCTTCagagaacaagttctccggTGGTTTGTCCATCACAAAGTTCCTTCAGTTGATTCG ATCATTCTGACTCATGAGCACGCGGATGCTGTCTTGGGCCTTGATGAAGTATGGGTGGTGCAGCCAAGAAATTACAGAAACGAAATTAAGCAAATTCCTATTTTTCTCACACAATTCGCAATGGACAG TATCACAAGAAGATTCCCCTACTTGGTCGAGCAGAAGCCAGAGGATGGCGATGAAGATGCCCAAGCTGCAAAGATTGACTGGAAGATAATTGAGGAGGATGTGGAGAAACCATTTGTAGCATCCGGGCTAGAGTTTGTGCCATTGCCG GTAATGCACGGAGAGGGGTATATTTGTTTAGGCTTTTTATTTGGGAGGAGAGCAAGAGTTGCATATTTATCTGATGTCTCGAGATTTCTACCTAAAACTGAGCATG CTATTTCAAAGACTGGTGCTGGACAACTTGACCTTCTTATACTAGAAGCAAACGCTTTGCATGGAGTG GGAGATGCTTTCAGCACCCATTTAACTCTGAGTGAG ACTCTTGATGCTATCAAGAGGATCCGTCCTAAAAGGGCTCTGTTGATTGGAATGAGGCATTTTTTTGAGCATCAGAGAGAGAACCAGATGTTGGCAGAATGGTCTATCAG TGAAGGAATACCGGTACAACTGGCTCATGACGGTCTGCGTGCCTTTATAGACCTCTAA
- the LOC117863439 gene encoding putative hydrolase C777.06c isoform X2 encodes MEPDPVAPPAGGTAASVWPPPQPSSSLIFLGTGCSGALPDTRCLIRASTPPCAVCSLGLSLPPERNPNYRLNTSLLIDYCHDDGTHKYILIDIGKTFREQVLRWFVHHKVPSVDSIILTHEHADAVLGLDEVWVVQPRNYRNEIKQIPIFLTQFAMDSITRRFPYLVEQKPEDGDEDAQAAKIDWKIIEEDVEKPFVASGLEFVPLPTGAGQLDLLILEANALHGVGDAFSTHLTLSETLDAIKRIRPKRALLIGMRHFFEHQRENQMLAEWSISEGIPVQLAHDGLRAFIDL; translated from the exons ATGGAGCCCGATCCGGTGGCGCCGCCAGCTGGGGGCACCGCGGCGTCTgtgtggccgccgccgcagccatcgTCGTCGCTGATCTTCCTGGGCACGGGCTGCTCCGGCGCGCTGCCCGATACGCGGTGCCTCATCAGGGCGTCCACGCCGCCCTGCGCCGTCTGCTCCTTGggcctctccctcccgccgGAGCGGAACCCCAACTACAG GCTGAACACTTCCCTCCTGATAGACTACTGCCATGACGATGGAACCCACAAGTACATTCTAATCGATATTGGCAAGACCTTCagagaacaagttctccggTGGTTTGTCCATCACAAAGTTCCTTCAGTTGATTCG ATCATTCTGACTCATGAGCACGCGGATGCTGTCTTGGGCCTTGATGAAGTATGGGTGGTGCAGCCAAGAAATTACAGAAACGAAATTAAGCAAATTCCTATTTTTCTCACACAATTCGCAATGGACAG TATCACAAGAAGATTCCCCTACTTGGTCGAGCAGAAGCCAGAGGATGGCGATGAAGATGCCCAAGCTGCAAAGATTGACTGGAAGATAATTGAGGAGGATGTGGAGAAACCATTTGTAGCATCCGGGCTAGAGTTTGTGCCATTGCCG ACTGGTGCTGGACAACTTGACCTTCTTATACTAGAAGCAAACGCTTTGCATGGAGTG GGAGATGCTTTCAGCACCCATTTAACTCTGAGTGAG ACTCTTGATGCTATCAAGAGGATCCGTCCTAAAAGGGCTCTGTTGATTGGAATGAGGCATTTTTTTGAGCATCAGAGAGAGAACCAGATGTTGGCAGAATGGTCTATCAG TGAAGGAATACCGGTACAACTGGCTCATGACGGTCTGCGTGCCTTTATAGACCTCTAA
- the LOC117865257 gene encoding uncharacterized protein, whose product MDEYRTRRSPAGERFMGMFSSPSTPSSSPTEPSFVAGDELHEDDFLFSSPDAAPPPPRSPGRGTPHAQGHLGLLAALAMHEGDRRLLVRGGAGGGGTAAAAAAASAGTLLRRKATIAAAAASASASAAAATGTGTGSGGAMSPTQSPNSAARAIPATARPKNAGPAAPPYHQSAPVRVPVRPPRKPEMGRWDEFDDDDDDFRRGDATMQPPHEMVARSSAGGAGPTAPFSMLEGAGRTLKGRDLRRVRDAVLRQTGFLD is encoded by the coding sequence ATGGACGAGTACCGGACGCGCCGGTCGCCGGCGGGCGAGCGCTTCATGGGGATGttctcgtcgccgtcgacgcccTCGTCGTCCCCGACGGAGCCCTCGTTCGTCGCCGGGGACGAGCTCCACGAGGACGACTTCCTCTTCTCGTCGCcggacgccgcgccgccgccgcccaggagCCCCGGCCGGGGGACGCCGCATGCGCAGGGGCAcctcggcctcctcgccgcgctggcGATGCACGAGGGGGACAGGCGCCTCCTggtccgcggcggcgccggagggggagggacggccgccgccgccgccgccgccagcgccgggaCGCTGCTCCGGCGCAAGGCGaccatcgcggcggcggccgcctcggcctcggcctcggcggcggcggcgaccgggacCGGGACCGGGAGCGGGGGCGCGATGTCGCCCACCCAGTCCCCGAACTCCGCCGCGCGGGCCATCCCGGCGACCGCGAGGCCGAAGAACGCCGGGCCAGCAGCCCCGCCGTACCACCAGTCGGCGCCCGTGAGGGTGCCCGTCCGGCCGCCCCGGAAGCCGGAGATGGGCCGGTGGGACGaattcgacgacgacgacgacgacttccGGCGCGGCGACGCCACCATGCAGCCCCCGCACGAGATGGTCGCCCGCTCGTCCGCTGGTGGGGCCGGGCCCACCGCGCCTTTCTCCATGCTCGAGGGCGCCGGGCGCACGCTCAAGGGCCGAGACCTGCGGCGGGTGCGCGACGCCGTGCTCCGGCAAACCGGGTTCCTCGACTGA
- the LOC117865255 gene encoding mitochondrial fission protein ELM1 isoform X1, with the protein MRPIRLPEPPEPPGGATPEIFAAGGGAAVVRRAVVIGNGCAGAEGQCLGLLRALGLADRLTLYRAIRPTGGINKWLHFLPISFHKILDQFLRRVFSDMRFATLVQGNKFVQYPVHNCQSFGLSYVLEADTQKMVTMVRDTFEKEGPALVVACGRDTISYASSIRCLAPDNVFVIQIQHPRFHLDRFDLVVTPHHDYYALTAKGQQEVPRLLRRWITPQEPPGPNVVLTAGALHRADSSALRFAAADWHAELAPLPKPLVIVNIGGPTRNCKYDLGLAKQLVSSLHNVLKTCGSVRISFSRRTPQKVSDLILKEFSTHPKIYIWDGEDPNPHLGHLAWADAFIITADSISMLSEACSTGKPVYVIGAVHCRWKFSDFHNRLRERRAVRPFTGLEDMSDSWSYPPLNDAADVASRVREALAQRGWRLG; encoded by the exons ATGAGACCGATACGGCTGCCGGAGCCGCCGGAGCCTCCGGGAGGGGCCACGCCGGAGATcttcgccgcgggcggcggcgcggcggtggtgcgccgcgccgtcgtcatcggcaacggctgcgccggcgcggagggccagtgcctcggcctcctccgcgcGCTCGGCCTCGCCGACCGCCTCACGCTCTAC CGTGCTATCAGGCCCACAGGAGGAATCAACAAGTGGCTGCATTTTCTCCCAATCTCCTTCCACAAAATACTGGATCAATTTCTCAGACGCGTATTTTCTGATATGAGATTTGCAACATTGGTTCAAGGAAACAAGTTTGTGCAGTATCCTGTCCATAACTGTCAATCATTTGGACTGTCTTATGTACTGGAAGCAGATACTCAAAAGATGGTGACCATGGTCCGTGATACCTTTGAGAA AGAAGGTCCTGCATTAGTTGTTGCTTGTGGCCGAGATACCATATCGTATGCAAGTTCCATAAGGTGTTTAGCTCCAGATAATGTGTTTGTCATTCAG ATACAACATCCCAGGTTTCACCTTGATAGGTTTGATTTAGTCGTGACACCTCATCATGACTACTATGCTTTAACTGCAAAAGGACAACAAGAAGTTCCACGCCTTCTCCGGAGATGGATTACTCCACAAGAACCACCTGGTCCAAACGTG GTCCTCACTGCTGGTGCACTACACCGAGCAGATTCTTCTGCATTACGTTTTGCTGCTGCAGATTGGCATGCCGAACTTGCTCCTTTGCCAAAGCCATTGGTAATAGTAAACATTGGTGGACCAACAA GAAACTGTAAATATGATCTGGGCCTTGCCAAGCAGCTGGTAAGCTCACTACACAATGTTCTGAAGACCTGTGGAAGTGTCAGAATTTCATTTTCAAGGAGAACACCACAAAAG GTGTCTGATCTCATATTGAAAGAGTTCAGTACACATCCTAAGATTTATATTTGGGACGGTGAAG ATCCTAACCCGCACTTGGGCCATCTTGCATGGGCTGATGCTTTCATCATAACAGCAGATTCTATAAGCATGCTTAGTGAGGCATGCAGCACTGG GAAGCCTGTATACGTCATTGGAGCCGTGCACTGCAGGTGGAAGTTCTCAGATTTTCACAACCGTCTACGTGAGCGTAGGGCTGTCCGGCCATTCACTGGGCTGGAAGAT ATGTCAGATAGCTGGAGCTATCCTCCCCTGAATGATGCTGCTGATGTGGCTTCACGTGTTCGTGAAGCGCTTGCACAACGTGGATGGAGGTTGGGTTAA
- the LOC117865255 gene encoding mitochondrial fission protein ELM1 isoform X2 — protein sequence MRPIRLPEPPEPPGGATPEIFAAGGGAAVVRRAVVIGNGCAGAEGQCLGLLRALGLADRLTLYRAIRPTGGINKWLHFLPISFHKILDQFLRRVFSDMRFATLVQGNKFVQYPVHNCQSFGLSYVLEADTQKMVTMVRDTFEKEGPALVVACGRDTISYASSIRCLAPDNVFVIQIQHPRFHLDRFDLVVTPHHDYYALTAKGQQEVPRLLRRWITPQEPPGPNVVLTAGALHRADSSALRFAAADWHAELAPLPKPLVIVNIGGPTRNCKYDLGLAKQLVSSLHNVLKTCGSVRISFSRRTPQKVSDLILKEFSTHPKIYIWDGEDPNPHLGHLAWADAFIITADSISMLSEACSTGKPVYVIGAVHCRWKFSDFHNRLRERRAVRPFTGLEDF from the exons ATGAGACCGATACGGCTGCCGGAGCCGCCGGAGCCTCCGGGAGGGGCCACGCCGGAGATcttcgccgcgggcggcggcgcggcggtggtgcgccgcgccgtcgtcatcggcaacggctgcgccggcgcggagggccagtgcctcggcctcctccgcgcGCTCGGCCTCGCCGACCGCCTCACGCTCTAC CGTGCTATCAGGCCCACAGGAGGAATCAACAAGTGGCTGCATTTTCTCCCAATCTCCTTCCACAAAATACTGGATCAATTTCTCAGACGCGTATTTTCTGATATGAGATTTGCAACATTGGTTCAAGGAAACAAGTTTGTGCAGTATCCTGTCCATAACTGTCAATCATTTGGACTGTCTTATGTACTGGAAGCAGATACTCAAAAGATGGTGACCATGGTCCGTGATACCTTTGAGAA AGAAGGTCCTGCATTAGTTGTTGCTTGTGGCCGAGATACCATATCGTATGCAAGTTCCATAAGGTGTTTAGCTCCAGATAATGTGTTTGTCATTCAG ATACAACATCCCAGGTTTCACCTTGATAGGTTTGATTTAGTCGTGACACCTCATCATGACTACTATGCTTTAACTGCAAAAGGACAACAAGAAGTTCCACGCCTTCTCCGGAGATGGATTACTCCACAAGAACCACCTGGTCCAAACGTG GTCCTCACTGCTGGTGCACTACACCGAGCAGATTCTTCTGCATTACGTTTTGCTGCTGCAGATTGGCATGCCGAACTTGCTCCTTTGCCAAAGCCATTGGTAATAGTAAACATTGGTGGACCAACAA GAAACTGTAAATATGATCTGGGCCTTGCCAAGCAGCTGGTAAGCTCACTACACAATGTTCTGAAGACCTGTGGAAGTGTCAGAATTTCATTTTCAAGGAGAACACCACAAAAG GTGTCTGATCTCATATTGAAAGAGTTCAGTACACATCCTAAGATTTATATTTGGGACGGTGAAG ATCCTAACCCGCACTTGGGCCATCTTGCATGGGCTGATGCTTTCATCATAACAGCAGATTCTATAAGCATGCTTAGTGAGGCATGCAGCACTGG GAAGCCTGTATACGTCATTGGAGCCGTGCACTGCAGGTGGAAGTTCTCAGATTTTCACAACCGTCTACGTGAGCGTAGGGCTGTCCGGCCATTCACTGGGCTGGAAGAT TTTTGA